A single window of Sphingobacterium sp. ML3W DNA harbors:
- a CDS encoding transposase: MQETCNRESYVLSPGEELPLFMAVIICVPSSHGKHIITALQELSLREIELEQAQRCLGVALLHPQLPLGQEGSYYSLLIHAEGEGSAFTAVVKNDRADTLRISLVNMTVYACYLYALCYAWLNRYVGSLKGRKEVIIDVDATDDSTYGKQQLSMFNGYYGHFMLNELFFHDGQTGQIILPVLRPGNSNSTKWYVGILRRVVKKIRASYPEMKIIIRTDSGFSCASFYKLVDAFTLYFVTGQAGNPVFKKKSRAKRSCC; this comes from the coding sequence ATGCAAGAAACTTGCAATAGGGAGAGCTATGTGCTGTCCCCAGGGGAAGAACTGCCTTTGTTTATGGCTGTTATAATATGTGTTCCGAGTAGTCACGGAAAACATATTATAACAGCTTTACAAGAACTAAGTTTAAGAGAAATCGAGTTGGAGCAGGCACAGAGGTGCCTAGGTGTAGCTTTGCTCCATCCTCAATTGCCACTTGGGCAAGAGGGAAGCTATTATTCATTATTGATCCACGCAGAAGGCGAGGGGAGTGCATTTACTGCAGTGGTGAAAAATGACCGTGCAGATACACTGCGTATATCGCTAGTCAACATGACGGTCTATGCATGCTACTTGTATGCATTATGTTATGCTTGGCTTAATCGATATGTTGGAAGCTTAAAGGGACGCAAGGAGGTAATTATAGATGTGGATGCAACGGATGATAGTACCTATGGAAAGCAGCAACTGTCCATGTTCAATGGGTATTACGGCCATTTTATGCTCAATGAACTATTTTTTCATGACGGTCAAACTGGGCAAATTATATTACCGGTTCTACGTCCAGGAAATAGCAATTCCACTAAGTGGTACGTTGGAATACTTAGAAGAGTAGTAAAGAAAATACGAGCTAGCTATCCAGAAATGAAAATTATAATCCGCACCGATAGTGGTTTTAGTTGCGCATCATTTTATAAACTTGTAGATGCTTTTACTCTTTATTTTGTAACTGGCCAAGCCGGCAACCCTGTATTTAAAAAGAAAAGTAGAGCGAAGCGTTCGTGCTGTTAA
- a CDS encoding transposase gives MNVRHFISNLEGQDAREIYFGFYVKRGDASENRIKEVKNMCFSDRLSNHGFFANFFRLFLSCLAYEMFLQLKNRIQKTKSEKAKRWQVSTIRTHLLKIGATIKITKRRIYYQLSKAFVHQNLFREIINCNLTLTSYTQN, from the coding sequence CTGAACGTACGTCACTTTATCAGTAACCTAGAAGGCCAAGATGCAAGGGAGATTTACTTCGGTTTTTATGTAAAAAGAGGAGATGCTAGTGAAAATAGGATCAAAGAAGTAAAAAACATGTGCTTTTCAGACAGGTTATCTAATCACGGTTTTTTCGCTAACTTCTTCCGTCTTTTTCTTAGCTGCTTGGCTTACGAGATGTTCTTGCAATTGAAAAACAGAATCCAAAAAACAAAATCAGAAAAGGCTAAGAGGTGGCAAGTCAGCACAATAAGAACACATCTCTTAAAAATAGGCGCTACCATAAAAATTACTAAAAGACGAATATACTATCAATTATCCAAGGCCTTTGTTCATCAAAATTTATTCCGGGAGATAATTAATTGTAATCTTACCCTAACTAGCTACACCCAAAACTAA
- a CDS encoding IS3 family transposase (programmed frameshift), giving the protein MKRSKFTEAQITFAIKQSETGTRVEEVYRKMGISEATFYNWKKKYGGLGISKLRKLRQLEEENIQLKKLVADLSLDKQMLQDVLKKKVLRPSQRRKIVKGLIADYRVSLRKACEVSLLSTSVWYYKAHRREDLPLRLRIRNIAETRVRYGLWRVYILLRREGWPDNHKRVYRIYKEEGLNLRSKRPRRCRAASNRSERPSFSNLHDCWSMDFVADALFDGKKIRCLTIVDNYSRKCMAIHVGQGIKGYQVVEVLEELRLFKGVKPKKIQGDNGSEFISKKMDRWAYEQKVELVFSRPGKPTDNAYIESFNGSFRDECLNTNWFLSLEDAKQKIEDWRNEYNTFRPHSCLGDLTPQMFIENQVKIANFSTFQCP; this is encoded by the exons ATGAAAAGATCGAAGTTTACCGAAGCTCAGATTACCTTTGCGATCAAGCAGTCCGAGACGGGCACCAGGGTGGAGGAAGTCTACCGTAAGATGGGTATCAGCGAGGCTACATTTTATAATTGGAAGAAGAAGTACGGAGGGCTTGGGATTTCTAAACTCCGAAAACTACGCCAACTTGAAGAAGAAAATATCCAATTGAAGAAACTTGTCGCCGATCTGAGTTTGGATAAGCAGATGTTACAGGATGTGTTAAA AAAAAAAGTATTGAGACCTTCCCAACGCAGAAAAATAGTGAAGGGATTAATTGCGGACTATCGGGTTTCATTGCGGAAAGCATGCGAAGTATCACTACTAAGTACTTCTGTTTGGTACTATAAAGCCCACCGTCGCGAAGATCTTCCATTACGCTTAAGGATACGTAATATAGCCGAAACACGCGTGCGTTATGGTCTCTGGCGTGTTTATATTCTTTTACGTCGTGAAGGTTGGCCTGATAACCATAAACGTGTATATCGGATCTATAAGGAAGAAGGTCTGAATTTAAGGAGTAAACGCCCGAGACGCTGCAGAGCAGCCTCTAATCGTTCTGAAAGACCTTCGTTTTCCAATTTACATGACTGCTGGAGCATGGACTTCGTAGCAGACGCACTGTTCGATGGGAAGAAAATCCGCTGCTTAACTATAGTGGATAATTATAGTCGTAAATGCATGGCAATCCATGTTGGACAGGGGATAAAAGGTTATCAGGTTGTAGAAGTTCTGGAAGAGCTGAGGTTGTTTAAAGGAGTTAAACCAAAGAAAATTCAGGGGGATAACGGATCAGAGTTTATCTCAAAGAAAATGGATCGGTGGGCCTACGAACAAAAAGTTGAACTTGTCTTTTCAAGACCTGGAAAACCAACGGATAATGCGTATATTGAGTCGTTCAACGGAAGCTTCCGAGACGAATGCTTAAACACCAATTGGTTCCTTTCGTTGGAGGATGCCAAGCAGAAAATTGAAGACTGGAGAAACGAATATAATACCTTCAGACCCCATAGCTGTTTAGGGGATTTAACACCTCAAATGTTTATTGAAAATCAGGTCAAAATAGCAAATTTTTCTACTTTCCAATGTCCCTGA
- a CDS encoding helix-turn-helix domain-containing protein encodes MVGKPKQMSQIKQLIRLYQDGNGIKTIARSLGMSKNTVRSYLKRAVGGFNTEELLNPHYSRLFC; translated from the coding sequence ATGGTTGGAAAACCAAAACAAATGAGTCAGATAAAACAATTAATTAGATTGTATCAGGACGGCAATGGCATAAAGACAATTGCCCGCAGTCTAGGAATGAGTAAGAATACAGTGCGGTCTTACCTAAAAAGAGCCGTTGGTGGGTTCAATACCGAAGAACTTCTTAACCCTCATTATTCACGCCTATTTTGCTAA